In one window of Archocentrus centrarchus isolate MPI-CPG fArcCen1 chromosome 11, fArcCen1, whole genome shotgun sequence DNA:
- the mtdha gene encoding metadherin a, which produces MAGDLRGFALEKAELLSGHLKELLASGQGYVRAHFGVDFGLKPELYPTWVILSTAAAGLLLLFGLSWAAVCGGLLAGKKRGSPVTHSRVGGGGEPVKAGFAKTAKPEEQKKRNKKKTLEKRSQSNGQPVAVAQEEVKVAEAVSKLPPQIKTEKKHEVQAPVQVKKNKKKPKTDVKPVQLVSSNDGKEPDDGVWETKVSNREKRQQRRKEKGPEDSGGPGSMEASKSHMEATVAATVSKKNRRNHESLHSRITGKGDAASEVVKEKVSSSWRQEPSVNGGGWNDIPLKITGQMGAMEGNKWNSISAATHYRAQPEPQPWAQESQAWSGIDGRIKADLNPVSFSMLGLNTTDPISNSMELQWRSHPSVDDEWSGFNGMAAVDPSSDWNAPVEHWGNYEEPPMLVTPAPVQKEQLLTNKASEDERDTEDPSGGAAKSKKKRKKKKKTEEEASDPQAMSTVHLVYTVPKPQELPALPSKKQNASISSSQKRSEQIVEPPKPSQKKKARRET; this is translated from the exons ATGGCTGGAGACTTGCGAGGTTTCGCGCTGGAGAAAGCCGAGCTGCTTTCCGGCCATTTGAAGGAGCTGCTGGCTTCGGGACAGGGATATGTTCGGGCTCACTTCGGGGTGGACTTCGGTCTGAAGCCCGAGCTGTACCCGACGTGGGTCATCCTGTCCACAGCCGCGGCGGGTCTCCTGCTACTGTTCGGTCTATCTTGGGCCGCTGTGTGCGGCGGTCTGCTCGCCGGGAAAAAGCGGGGATCCCCGGTCACCCACAGCAGAGTCGGCGGCGGCGGTGAGCCCGTCAAGGCCGGTTTCGCTAAAACTGCCAAACCAGAagaacagaagaagaggaacaaaAAGAAGACGCTTGAAAAG AGGTCTCAGTCCAATGGGCAGCCAGTGGCAGTGGCTCAGGAGGAAGTTAAAGTGGCCGAAGCAGTTTCTAAGCTGCCACCGCAGATCAAAACTGAGAAG AAGCATGAGGTACAAGCCCCAGTGCAggtgaagaagaacaagaaaaagcCAAAGACAGATGTGAAACCAGTTCAGCTTGTGTCCTCAAACGATGGGAAGGAACCTGATGACG GTGTGTGGGAGACAAAAGTCAGTAACCGAGAAAAGAGGCAGCAGCGCAGGAAGGAAAAGGGTCCTGAGGACTCTGGTGGTCCAGGAAGTATGGAAGCATCCAAATCCCATATGGAGGCAACTGTAGCAGCAACAGTCAGCAAGAAGAACAGAAGAAACCATG AGTCTCTGCATTCAAGAATCACTGGGAAAGGGGATGCAGCCAGTGAAGTTGTTAAAGAAAAag TTTCCTCCAGCTGGAGACAGGAACCTTCAGTCAACGGTGGAGGCTGGAACGATATTCCCTTGAAGATCACAGGTCAGATGGGCGCTATGGAGGGAAACAAGTGGAATTCCATCTCAGCAGCTACACATTACAGGGCCCAACCAGAACCCCAGCCATGGGCTCAGGAGTCCCAAG CGTGGAGTGGCATTGATGGCCGGATAAAGGCTGACCTCAACCCAGTGTCCTTCTCCATGCTGGGACTAAACACCACAG ATCCAATATCAAATTCAATGGAGCTGCAGTGGAGAAGCCACCCTAGTGTTGATGATGAATGGTCAGGATTCA atgggATGGCTGCAGTAGATCCCAGCTCTGACTGGAATGCCCCAGTGGAGCATTGGGGAAACTATGAAGAGCCCCCCATGTTAGTGACACCAGCTCCTGTGCAGAAAGAACAGCTTCTCACCAACAAG GCATCAGAGGATGAGAGGGACACAGAGGATCCGTCTGGGGGAGCAGCCAAAtctaaaaagaagaggaaaaagaagaagaaaacagaagaggagGCATCTGACCCTCAG GCGATGAGCACAGTGCACCTAGTCTACACGGTACCCAAACCCCAAGAGCTTCCTGCACTGCCCTCCAAAAAGCAGAATGCCAGCATATCTTCATCTCAGA agaggtCCGAGCAGATTGTGGAGCCTCCGAAGCCCTCGCAGAAGAAGAAGGCCCGAAGGGAAACATGA
- the laptm4b gene encoding lysosomal-associated transmembrane protein 4B produces MISPWDRWYSTSCCLCCHVRTGTIILGIWYMLINAVVLLILLSALNDPVQYRYHLTSSELGTDIDVMDDANICIATAISLLMILICGMATYGAYKQHAAWIIPFFCYQIFDFALNTLVAISVVVYPNTVQDYLQQLPGTFPYKEDIMSTNNMCLIFAVLLFIGCILSFKAYLIGCVWNCYRYVSGRGTTEVLVYVTTNDTTVLLPPYEEAVAIPPKEPPPQYMEA; encoded by the exons ATGATTTCGCCGTGGGACCGGTGGTACTCGACGAGCTGCTGCCTTTGCTGCCATGTACGGACGGGCACCATTATTCTGGGAATATGGTATATG CTCATCAATGCAGTGGTCTTACTCATCCTGCTGTCAGCGCTCAATGACCCAGTTCAGTACCGCTACCACCTTACCAGCTCCGAGCTGGGAACTGACATCGACGTCATGGACGATGCAA ATATCTGCATAGCAACTGCAATATCCCTACTCATGATTCTTATATGTGGCATGGCAACATATGGTGCTTACAAG CAACATGCTGCTTGGATCATCCCATTCTTCTGCTACCAAATCTTCGACTTTGCCCTTAATACACTGGTAGCCATTAGTGTGGTGGTTTATCCCAACACGGTGCAGGACTACCTCCAGCAGCTG CCAGGGACATTTCCTTACAAAGAGGACATCATGTCCACCAACAACATGTGCCTAATCTTTGCAGTTCTCCTCTTCATTGGCTGCATCTTGTCCTTCAAG GCCTACCTGATTGGCTGTGTGTGGAACTGCTACAGATATGTGAGCGGCAGGGGCACCACCGAGGTCCTGGTTTATGTCACCACAAACGACACCACA gtTCTGCTGCCACCATATGAAGAAGCTGTTGCCATCCCACCGAAGGAGCCTCCTCCACAATATATGGAGGCATGA